Proteins co-encoded in one Cricetulus griseus strain 17A/GY chromosome 1 unlocalized genomic scaffold, alternate assembly CriGri-PICRH-1.0 chr1_1, whole genome shotgun sequence genomic window:
- the LOC103158560 gene encoding LOW QUALITY PROTEIN: UDP-glucuronosyltransferase 2A3-like (The sequence of the model RefSeq protein was modified relative to this genomic sequence to represent the inferred CDS: inserted 2 bases in 1 codon) has translation MASEKWVMAVFVVQLCCDGYGLCDKVLVWPCDMSHWLNLKTILEELVDRGHEVTVLKYSIIMMDQNKHSALHFENIRLSNGEEASKIHINELVNLVVNVIPNLPVWRGATKFQEFFFHLTXQDICRSVLYNQTFMNELQDTKCDVMVINPVVPCGELMAELFQVPFVNTLSFSNGYTLEKYCGKLPVPLCYVPVNMGELTDNMTFTEKVINMILSLFFEFGLQQYDFAFWDNFYSETLGRSTIFCETIGKAEIWLIRTYWDFEYPRPHLPNFQFVGGLHCKSAKPLPKSVKKILGIS, from the exons ATGGCATCTGAGAAGTGGGTCATGGCAGTTTTTGTAGTGCAGCTTTGCTGTGATGGCTATGGCTTGTGTGACAAGGTCCTTGTGTGGCCCTGTGATATGAGTCACTGGCTGAATTTAAAGACTATCCTTGAAGAGCTTGTGGATAGAGGACATGAGGTGACAGTCCTGAAATATTCCATTATCATGATGGATCAGAATAAACATTCTGCACTTCACTTTGAGAACATCCGTCTGTCTAATGGGGAAGAAGCTTCCAAAATTCATATAAATGAACTAGTGAACCTAGTTGTGAATGTCATTCCAAACTTGCCAGTTTGGAGAGGAGCAACAAAATTTCAGGAATTCTTTTTCCATCTGAC TCAAGATATCTGTAGGAGTGTATTGTACAACCAGACATTCATGAATGAGCTCCAAGACACAAAATGCGATGTAATGGTTATAAATCCTGTAGTTCCCTGTGGAGAGCTGATGGCTGAGTTGTTTCAGGTCCCATTTGTGAATACCCTGAGTTTCAGCAATGGCTACACCCTGGAGAAATACTGTGGCAAGCTTCCAGTTCCCCTGTGCTATGTACCAGTTAATATGGGTGAACTAACAGACAATATGACCTTCACAGAAAAGGTGATAAATATGattctgtcattgttttttgaATTTGGACTTCAGCAGTATGACTTTGCATTCTGGGATAACTTTTATAGTGAAACCCTAG GAAGATCCACTATATTCTGTGAGACCATCGGGAAAGCTGAAATTTGGCTAATCAGGACATATTGGGATTTTGAATACCCTCGTCCACATTTACCAAATTTTCAGTTTGTGGGAGGACTGCACTGTAAATCTGCTAAGCCATTACCTAAGTCTGTGAAGAAGATATTAGGTATTTCATGA